DNA from Halorarum salinum:
GTCCCATGCCGCGCGCCTGCCCGATGGCGTAGACGAACCCGATAAGGAACGTCGTGACCGCCGCGATGGCGCGGGCGGCGTCGGAGTTGAAGCGGTCGCCGACGAAGTCGGGGGCCGTGTACTTCCCGAACCGGCGCATCTGCGCGGCCAGGAAGATGAGGAGGATGAAGTAGCCCGCCGACCAGCCGACGACGAACGCGAGGCCGTAGAACCCCGACAGCGCGATGAGCGCCGCCATCCCCAGGTACGAGGCGGCCGACATCCAGTTGGCGCCGATGGCCATTCCGTTCTCGACGTTCCCGATGGACCGGCCGGCGACCCACATCTCCTCGGTGTCGGCCACGCGGAACGCGTATCCGATGCCCAGGAACAGGGCCAGCATCGCGACGACCAGGACGGCCGGTGCGAGCTTGAACGAGACGTTCAGCCCCTCCGGAAGGAGGCCGCTCTGGAGGAACGCGCCTGCGGTCATTCGTCGGCGCCCCCGTCCGCGGCGACCGCGCTCCCGTCGCCGGCCGCCGTCCCGGGACCCCGTCCGTGTTCGATGCCGTACTTCTCGTCGAGCCGGTCACGCTTTCGCGCGTACCAGAACGACAGCACCAGCGCGCCGCCGGGCGCCCCGATCGCGACCAGGAAGTAGTGCAGCGGGAAGCCGAGCACCGGCATCCTGGCGGTCATGGGGCCGGGCGCGACGAACGTCAGCGTCACCGGGCCGAAGACGACGAGCGCCCAGGCGACGAAGCCGGTCCAGACCACGCGGAGGTGGTCCCGCATGAACGGCGTGCTAGGGTTCAGAAGGTTCACCTCGCGTTCGAGGTAGTTCGTGTCGCGGTGGTTCCGGGCGGCCCCTGTAACGGTTCCTCCGTCGGTTTCGGTCGAGGCGTCTCCCCCCTCTCCGTCGACCATCCGATGGAAAATCGGGATCGTTCATTATAATTTCTCCGGCCGTCGAATCTGTAGTAACTCGAACGTGTTCGAACGAAGCCGTCGGGACGAAACCCATCCCTCGACGACGCTTCCCCGACGGGTGGCCGTTCGCCGGAGTCGAGTTCACGGACGGGAGTTCGACGGGTCTGACCCGGGCCGACGGGGAGTCCGACCCCGCGTCGGCCGTCCACGCCTCCCTACCTTCACACGGACGTCCGTCCCGAAACCCCTCCTCGCCCGTGGCGCGATTCCCGCTCGGCGTCGGATCGCGCACCCTCGATCGTCTCCCTTTCGACGTCCACCGGGCGCAGGGACGCCGAGCGAACCGCCGAAGAATATCGACCGGGTCGCCTACTCCTCCTGGACCTTCACCCGGATGTCCTCCACCACGTCCGGGTTCCGCAGCGTCGAGGTGTCGCCCAGTTCGTCCTCGTTGGCGATGTCCTCCAGCAGGCGGCGCATGATCTTCCCGGAGCGGGTCTTCGGGAGTTCGGGCGTGAAGACGACGTCCTCGGGCCGCGCGATGGGGCCAATGGCGTCCTCGACGCCCTCGACGATGCGGTCGCTCATCTCCTCGGAGCCCTCGTAGCCGTCCTCGAGGATGACGTAGGCGTAGACGGCCTCGCCCTTCACGGGGTGGTTGCCGCCGACGACCGCGGCCTCGGCGACGCCCTCGACGCCGACGATGGCCGACTCGATCTCCATCGTCCCCAGGCGGTGCCCGGAGACGTTGATCACGTCGTCGACCCGGCCGAGCACGGTGATGTAGCCGTCGTCGTCGATCTTGGCGCCGTCCTCGGGGAAGTACACCCAGTCGTCGGGGTCGTCCGAGTCGACGTCGGAGTACTCCTTCCAGTACTCCTCGATGAAGCGCTCGTCGTTGTTGTACAGCGTCCGGAGCATCCCGGGCCAGGGCTTGTTGACCGTGAGGTAGCCCGCGCGGCCGGCCTCCACCTCCTCGCCGTTCGTGTCGACGATCCGCGCGTCGATGCCCGGCAGCGGCGGCCCCGCGGAGCCGGGCTTCATGTTCTTCACGCCCGGCAGGGTGGTGACCATCATGCCGCCGGTCTCGGTCTGCCACCAGGTGTCGACGACGGGGCAGGACTCGTCGCCGATGTGCTTGTAGTACCACTTCCACGCGCGCGGGTTGATGGGCTCGCCGACGGTGCCCAGCAGGCGGAGGCTGGAGAGGTCGTGCCGCTCGGGGAACTGGGAGCCCCACTTCATGAACGCGCGGATGGCGGTCGGCGCGGTGTAGAGCTGGTTCACCCCGTACTCCTCGATGATCTCCCAGAGGCGGTCGCGCTCGGGGTAGTCGGGGGTGCCCTCGTACATCACGGAGGTCGTGCCGAGCGCGAGCGGCCCGTACACGATGTACGAGTGGCCGGTGATCCAGCCGATGTCGGCCGCACAGAAGTACGTGTCATCCGGCTTCACGTCGAGCACTGCGTGGGAGGTCCAGGCGGCCCACGCGAGGTAGCCGGCGGTGGTGTGCTTGACGCCCTTCGGCTGGCCCGTGGTGCCCGAGGTGTACATGAGGAACAGCATGTCCTCGGCGTCCCGTCCCACCGGGTCGACGGTCGCGCCGGACTGCTCCTCGACGAGCGCGTCGTAGTCGTGCTGGTTCCCGGCCAGGTCGTGGCCGAAGTCGTCGCCGTTCGGGCCGAGTCGGTCGACGACCACCACGTCCGAGACGTCGCCCTCGACCATCGAGAGCCCCTCGTTGGCCTTGTCGAGGTGGTCGAGCGGGTCGCCCCGGCGGTAGTAGCCGTCGCAGGTGACGAGGTACTCCGAGTCCGCCGAGTCCATCCGGGTGGCGAGCGCCTCCGCCGAGAAGCCGGCGAAGACCACCGAGTGGGGCGCGCCGATGCGGGCGCACGCCAGCATGGCGACGGGCAGTTCGGGCACCATCGGCATGTACATCGTCACGACGTCGTCCTCGCCGACGCCCCGCTCCCGCAGCGCCGCCGCGAACTCGTTCACCTCGCGGTGGAGCTCCTCGTAGGTGAACGTCCGGTCGTCCTCGTCGGTCGGCTCGCCGATCCACTCGATGGCGACCTCCTCGCCCCGCTCCTCGAGGTGCCGGTCGAGACAGTTCGCCGAGGCGTTCAGCGACCCGCCGGTGAACCACTCGTAGAACGGCGGGTTCGAGTCGTCGAGCACCTGATCGTACCCCTCGTCCCAGTCGAGCATCCCGGCCGCTCCCTCCCAGCACTCCGGCCAGTTCTCCTCGAACTCGTCGTAAATGCCAGCGTCGGAGACGTTCGCCTGTTCGACGAACTCCGCCGGCGGCTCGAACTCCTCCTGCTCCTCGAGCCGGGCCTCCAGTTGCACGTCATCGTCTGACATACTCATTGAAAGGTGGGAATAGACCGTGATAAAACCTACCCCACGGCGCGGGTGCGTTCGCTCGCTGGCGGAGCCTCTCGGAACTGAAACGACGGCGCGCCCGGCTACGAGGCCAGCCCGATCTTCTCGCGGTAGGCGCCGTAGTGGCGTTCGAACACGTCCATGATCTCGCCCATCGTGGCGTACGTCTTCACGGCCTCGACGAGGACGGGCATCACGTTCTCGCCGTCCTCGATGGCTCCGTCCAGGTCGGCGAGCGCCGCCTCCACGGCCGCGTCGTCGCGCTCGGCCTTCACCTCCGCCAGCCTGTCGAGCTGGCGCTCCTGGGTCTCCTCGTCGACGTGGAGCAGGTCCGTGTCGGGGTCCTCGTCGACGGCGTACTTGTTCACGCCGACGACGACCTCCTCGCCCTCCTCGACGCGCTCCTGGTACTCGTAGGACGCCTCCTGGATCTCGCGGTGGAAGAAGCCCTGCTCGATGCCCTCGAGCACGCCGTCGCGGACGGAGCCGTCGCCCATCCCCCGGATCTCCTCGAGGTACGCCATCGTCTTCTCCTCGACCTCGTCGGTCAGGCTCTCGACCATGAACGAACCCGCGAGCGGATCCACGCTGTCGGCCGCGCCGGACTCCTCGGCGATGATCTGCTGGGTGCGCAGGGCGACGCGGACCGCCTCCTCCCCGGGGAGCGCGAGCGCCTCGTCGAAGGAGTTGGTGTGGAGGCTCTGGGTGCCGCCGAGCACGCCCGCCAGCGCCTGGATCGTCACGCGGACGATGTTGTTGAGCGGCTGCTGGGCCGTGAGCGACTGCCCGGCGGTCTGGGTGTGGAACTTCAGGCGCTTCGCCTCGTCGGCCTCGGCGCCGTACCACTCGTCCATCACGTTCGCGTAGACGCGGCGGGCCGCGCGGAACTTCGCCACCTCCTCGAAGATGGAGTTGTGCGAGTTGAAGAAGAAGGAGAGCTGCGGGGCGACCTCGTCGACGCCCAGCCCGCGCTCCTCGGCGTCCTCGACGTAGGCGAAGCCGTCCGCGAGGGTGAAGGCGAGCTCCTGGATCGCGGTCGATCCGGCCTCGCGGATGTGGTAGCCCGAGACGGAGATGGGGTAGATGCCCGGCGTCTCACGAATCGCGAACTCGACGGTGTCGGTGACGAGATCGAGTGAGGGCTCCGGGGGGATGACCCACTCCTTCTGGGCGATGAACTCCTTCAGCATGTCGTTCTGGAAGGTGCCCCGGAGCCGTTCGCGTGGGACTCCCTGCCGGTCCGCGAGCGCGACGTACATCGCGAAGATGACGGGCGCGCTGGGGTTGATGGTGAACGAGGTGGACACCTCGCCGACGTCGATGCCGTCGAAGAGGATCTCCATGTCGCGGAGGGTGTCCACGGCCACCCCCTCCTTGCCGACCTCTCCGTCCGAGAGCGGGTCGTCCGAGTCCTTGCCCATCAGGCTCGGCATGTCGAACGCCGTCGAGAGCCCTGTCTGGCCGTTCTCGATGAGGTAGTGGAAGCGCTCGTTCGTCTCCTCCGCGGTGCCGAAGCCGGCGAACTGGCGCATCGTCCAGGTGCGCCCGCGGTACATCGTCGGGTACGGGCCGCGGGTGTACGGCTCCTCGCCGGGGAAGCCGAGGTCCTCCCCGTAGTCGAGGTCGGCGACGTCCTCGGGGGTGTAGAGGTCCTCGATCTCCAGGTTCGAGACGGTCGCGAACCGCTCCTTGCGCTCGCCGTGGGCGTCGACGGCCGGGTCCCGGGTCTCGGCCTCCCACTCCTCGCGGGCCTCGCGTATCGCCGCGAGGTCCTCCTCGTCGTACATGGACGCACTAATTGCCGGAACGGTCATTAAGGATTCGGGTGGTCCGGAGTTCTCGGTGATCGGTTTCCGGATGGGTACTCGGGTCGTAGGTGGTCGGGCAGACTCCCCTCTGGTAGTGTCGGAGTGCAGACCGCGAAACCCCCGCAGCTATCGCTTTCCGGTTCAGTTAGTGCGTCGCCGAACACGTCCAGAAAGCCCCCGCGGCTGTCGGCGACGGCGCGACTGGCAAGCACCGCAGCGCCCGAACAGGGTGAGGGCGCGAGGAGCGCAGCGGCCGCACCGACCCGAGACCTCCGCGGGGGCTCTCGAGGCAGCCGTCACCACGAAAGCCGAATCAAAAACAGCCGTCACCCGGATGGCCAAACCAACCCATCAACCGACGACGAAGAAGCAACGACACACAAAAGCCCCTCACCCCCCAACGCCCACCCAGAAGTGCAGCCCTACGAACGAAAACAGCTCCTCGAGCGGATCAACCGCGAGAGCGCCACCATCGGCGTGGACATCCCCGATCGGATCGACGTCCAGGGCGAGCCGATCGACCTCCGCGAGTTCGTCTTCGAGATCAAACGGCGCGACACCGTCCCCGAGGGCGAGCGCGACCGCGTCGAGCGGGCGAAGCGGAACCTCCGCCGCGAGCGCATCGAGCGGCTCGAGCGCATCGAGGAGGACGAGGTGGACTTCGCGACCGGCGAGGAACTCGCCGCCAGCATCATCGGCATCGACCGGGCGCTGGAGGCGCTCGAACAGCTCCGGCCGCCCGACCTCGAGTCCGAGGCCGAGCGCCAGGAGGCGATGGACCGCAAGCGGTGGATGAGCTTCCTGAAGAAGGCGCTCGGGCACGACGAGTCGAGCGGCCGTCGGGGCGGACGGTAGCCCCGGACCGCCGCCCTCGCTCGTCCACGTTCCCGCTCGCGAGTCGGTCCCGCCCGGCCCGTCGTTCTAAGTTCCGTCCCCGCGAGAGCACGGACGATGAGGAACGCAGAGGTCGCCGCGCTGCTGGAGGAGTTCGCGGACCTGCTGGAGGCCCGGGACGTCTCCTACAAGCCGAACGCCTACCGGCGGGCCGCCGAGAACGTCCGCGACCACCCCCGTGCGATCGAGGACATGGCCGCCGAGGGGGAGGAGGCGGTCGCCGAGATCGACCAGGTGGGCGACGCCATCGCGAGCAAGGTCGTGGAGTACTTCGAAACCGGCGAGATCGAGGAGCTGGCGGAGCTCCGCGCCGAACTCCCGGTCGACATGGTCGCCCTGACGCGCGTCGAGGGCGTCGGCCCGAAGACGGTCGGCACGCTGTACGAGGAACTCGGCGTGACCACGCTCGAGGAACTCGAGGAGGCAGCCGAGGCCGGACGCATCCGGGAGGTGAAGGGGTTCGGCCCGAAGACCGAGGAGAACGTCCTCGAGAACGTCGCCTTCGCCCGGCAGGCGGGGGAGCGCCAGCGCCTGGGCGACGCCCGCCCGATCGCCGACGACGTGCTGGCGTACCTCCACGAGATCGAGGGGGTCGAGGCGGTCGAGGTCGCCGGCTCCATCCGCCGGTGGAAGGACACCATCGGCGACGTGGACGTGCTCGCCGCGACCGAGACGGGGCCGGCGGTCGTCGACGCGTTCACGGACTGGCCGCTCGCGGACGCGGTCATCGAGGCAGGCGAGCAGAAGGCCAGCGTCCGCGCGAACGACGTCCGGGTCGACCTCCGGGCGGTCGTCCCCGACGAGTTCGGCGCCGCCCTCCAGTACTTCACCGGGTCGAAGGCGCACAACCTCCGGGTCCGCAACCTCGCGATCGACCGCGGGCTGAAGATGAACGAGTACGGCATCTTCGACGTCTCCGACGTCGCGGACCCGGACGCCGACCAGCGTGCGGGCGAGCGCCTCGGCGGCGCGACCGAGGCGGAGATGTACGAGCCG
Protein-coding regions in this window:
- a CDS encoding DUF4212 domain-containing protein, whose amino-acid sequence is MVDGEGGDASTETDGGTVTGAARNHRDTNYLEREVNLLNPSTPFMRDHLRVVWTGFVAWALVVFGPVTLTFVAPGPMTARMPVLGFPLHYFLVAIGAPGGALVLSFWYARKRDRLDEKYGIEHGRGPGTAAGDGSAVAADGGADE
- the acs gene encoding acetate--CoA ligase is translated as MSDDDVQLEARLEEQEEFEPPAEFVEQANVSDAGIYDEFEENWPECWEGAAGMLDWDEGYDQVLDDSNPPFYEWFTGGSLNASANCLDRHLEERGEEVAIEWIGEPTDEDDRTFTYEELHREVNEFAAALRERGVGEDDVVTMYMPMVPELPVAMLACARIGAPHSVVFAGFSAEALATRMDSADSEYLVTCDGYYRRGDPLDHLDKANEGLSMVEGDVSDVVVVDRLGPNGDDFGHDLAGNQHDYDALVEEQSGATVDPVGRDAEDMLFLMYTSGTTGQPKGVKHTTAGYLAWAAWTSHAVLDVKPDDTYFCAADIGWITGHSYIVYGPLALGTTSVMYEGTPDYPERDRLWEIIEEYGVNQLYTAPTAIRAFMKWGSQFPERHDLSSLRLLGTVGEPINPRAWKWYYKHIGDESCPVVDTWWQTETGGMMVTTLPGVKNMKPGSAGPPLPGIDARIVDTNGEEVEAGRAGYLTVNKPWPGMLRTLYNNDERFIEEYWKEYSDVDSDDPDDWVYFPEDGAKIDDDGYITVLGRVDDVINVSGHRLGTMEIESAIVGVEGVAEAAVVGGNHPVKGEAVYAYVILEDGYEGSEEMSDRIVEGVEDAIGPIARPEDVVFTPELPKTRSGKIMRRLLEDIANEDELGDTSTLRNPDVVEDIRVKVQEE
- a CDS encoding acyl-CoA mutase large subunit family protein, whose protein sequence is MYDEEDLAAIREAREEWEAETRDPAVDAHGERKERFATVSNLEIEDLYTPEDVADLDYGEDLGFPGEEPYTRGPYPTMYRGRTWTMRQFAGFGTAEETNERFHYLIENGQTGLSTAFDMPSLMGKDSDDPLSDGEVGKEGVAVDTLRDMEILFDGIDVGEVSTSFTINPSAPVIFAMYVALADRQGVPRERLRGTFQNDMLKEFIAQKEWVIPPEPSLDLVTDTVEFAIRETPGIYPISVSGYHIREAGSTAIQELAFTLADGFAYVEDAEERGLGVDEVAPQLSFFFNSHNSIFEEVAKFRAARRVYANVMDEWYGAEADEAKRLKFHTQTAGQSLTAQQPLNNIVRVTIQALAGVLGGTQSLHTNSFDEALALPGEEAVRVALRTQQIIAEESGAADSVDPLAGSFMVESLTDEVEEKTMAYLEEIRGMGDGSVRDGVLEGIEQGFFHREIQEASYEYQERVEEGEEVVVGVNKYAVDEDPDTDLLHVDEETQERQLDRLAEVKAERDDAAVEAALADLDGAIEDGENVMPVLVEAVKTYATMGEIMDVFERHYGAYREKIGLAS
- a CDS encoding DUF5788 family protein; this translates as MQPYERKQLLERINRESATIGVDIPDRIDVQGEPIDLREFVFEIKRRDTVPEGERDRVERAKRNLRRERIERLERIEEDEVDFATGEELAASIIGIDRALEALEQLRPPDLESEAERQEAMDRKRWMSFLKKALGHDESSGRRGGR
- the polX gene encoding DNA polymerase/3'-5' exonuclease PolX; the protein is MRNAEVAALLEEFADLLEARDVSYKPNAYRRAAENVRDHPRAIEDMAAEGEEAVAEIDQVGDAIASKVVEYFETGEIEELAELRAELPVDMVALTRVEGVGPKTVGTLYEELGVTTLEELEEAAEAGRIREVKGFGPKTEENVLENVAFARQAGERQRLGDARPIADDVLAYLHEIEGVEAVEVAGSIRRWKDTIGDVDVLAATETGPAVVDAFTDWPLADAVIEAGEQKASVRANDVRVDLRAVVPDEFGAALQYFTGSKAHNLRVRNLAIDRGLKMNEYGIFDVSDVADPDADQRAGERLGGATEAEMYEPLGLPVFAPEIRCDTGEVQAALDGDLPDLLEHEDVRGDLHTHTDWSDGGYTVEEMVAAAAERGYDYHCVTDHAVGPGVFGDAGLTDEEVREQAEAVERVREEAAIPVFHGVEANVDADGDVTTSDDLLAELDVVIASPHAALDQGEATDRLVRAVEHPHVDVLGHPTGRLINRRAGLDVDFERLAEAAAAAGTAIEVNANPARLDANGDAVRAAVDAGAPIAVDTDAHSPSEFEYVRYGVHTARRGWAETADVVNARDAEGLREFLDD